The following are encoded together in the Dioscorea cayenensis subsp. rotundata cultivar TDr96_F1 unplaced genomic scaffold, TDr96_F1_v2_PseudoChromosome.rev07_lg8_w22 25.fasta BLBR01000516.1, whole genome shotgun sequence genome:
- the LOC120254588 gene encoding protein FAR1-RELATED SEQUENCE 12-like → MFKRFEDELMESIGSNCVKGASDEYTSIYQLIEDGHARVYFVTFSHSNGNISCSCHMFETLGLLCHHTLWIFVMNNVKEIPKAYIMKRWTKRAKPIFINDFNVGTVNEEKSTRLLQLSELNHNGYNLFDRSSLIPKCTKIVKDKLIKALELVEKEKATLKDVQELENASQKTTQEDVGDGSNEDFRYSIHEKLVLDPIHIKTKGSKGSRMKSQLEKC, encoded by the coding sequence ATGTTTAAGAGGTTTGAAGATGAGTTGATGGAAAGCATTGGGTCGAATTGTGTTAAAGGAGCAAGTGATGAATATACTTCCATATATCAGTTAATTGAAGATGGCCATGCAAGAGTTTACTTTGTAACATTTTCCCATTCAAATGGTAACATCTCTTGTAGTTGTCATATGTTTGAGACTCTTGGATTATTATGTCATCACACTTTATGGATATTTGTCATGAATAACGTAAAAGAGATACCTAAAGCATATATAATGAAGAGATGGACAAAAAGAGCAAAGCCAATATTCATAAATGATTTCAATGTTGGAACGGtgaatgaagaaaaatcaactcGCTTATTGCAACTTAGTGAGTTGAACCATAATGGTTACAATCTTTTTGATAGAAGTTCTTTGATTCCGAAATGTACAAAAATTGTTAAAGACAAATTGATCAAGGCATTAGAACTAGTTGAGAAGGAAAAGGCAACCCTCAAAGATGTCCAAGAATTGGAAAATGCTTCCCAAAAAACAACTCAAGAAGATGTTGGTGATGGTTCTAATGAGGATTTCAGATATTCAATTCATGAGAAGCTTGTGCTTGACCCTAtacatatcaaaacaaaaggttcAAAAGGCTCTCGAATGAAAAGTCAATTGGAGAAgtgttaa